TGTGGCTGCGCTACTGGAAGAGCCTACAGGGATTTATAAATTCCCCGGCCAGCATTCAAGAGACATTCGCAGCTATCCTGCATTTCTCAGGCTACTTTTCCTGCTGTCCGGATTCAGATCGACTGCAATCGTGCGGATGAAAGGACTTATTTCCAAGTATCTTCCCAGGAATCCATGCGAAACATCTCTGGGAGTCTCTTCCTCTTCCTGGCCGCGGGAACGGACTCTGGGTATCCCACGGTCATGCATATCGGAACCTCGCGCTCCTTCGGGATGCTCAGGATCTTCTTGACCTTCTCAGGTTCGAAGTCGCCTATCCAGCAAGTACCGAGATCGAGTTCGACTGCCCGTAGTGAGAGGTGGTCGAGGGCAATCGTCATGTCAACAGTGGAGTAATAGGCGTCGGGCTCGGCGATCCCGACTAGAAAGGCTGAACATCCGCCAACGAATTTCTGGTTTCCGCAGACGGGCACCAATTTCCTCTTTGTTTCCTGATCGGTGACCACTATTATGTTCCATCTCTGTCGGTTCATCGAAGACGGCGTGAGCCTCGCGGCATCCAGCAATTCCTCGAGAACATCCTTCGGGATCTTCCTGTTCTCGTATTTCCTGATGTACGTCGCCCATGGATTGATTCCCTGACGTCCATAGAGTCAACCTACTTGACCAGTTCCCCGATGACCCTGTACTCTCCCCAGTAGAGCATCATATTCGCCTTGTCGTAGGCTGCGTCCTTCCTCGCCGCTACTATCTCGCCGATGAACCATGTGTGGTCCCCAGCGTCGACCTCCTTGACCTTGACGCACTCGATGTTGACCGGGCATTCGGCGATGAGGGGCGCGGATAT
This portion of the Candidatus Thermoplasmatota archaeon genome encodes:
- a CDS encoding nitroreductase family protein, which produces MNPWATYIRKYENRKIPKDVLEELLDAARLTPSSMNRQRWNIIVVTDQETKRKLVPVCGNQKFVGGCSAFLVGIAEPDAYYSTVDMTIALDHLSLRAVELDLGTCWIGDFEPEKVKKILSIPKEREVPICMTVGYPESVPAARKRKRLPEMFRMDSWEDTWK